The Oleiphilus messinensis DNA segment GACAATATTATCATGCCCGGTTTGCCGGGTGTCTAATGTCAGCGTTTCCATCGTGCTGTTGGTGACATAAACGTACGACTCAGCGTAAGCAAAGCACGTCCAGAATGACAGCAACAGCAATAACGATTGATTAAGTCTCATGTTCAGGCCTCATTTTTTAAGTCGTTATTGTTTTAAATTGATTTAAAACGCGCATGATAGTCTTCACAGAGGAGCCTGAGTGAGGACAGAAAAAGACAGTTTCATTCACCAATTGAACCTTTGTGACGCATTTGTCATTTAACGACAATACTAATCGCTCCGAATTCAAGATGCAGGTAGCGTGCGCCCGGACGCCTAACTGAACAAAAATCACACACTCAAAAATTCAGTCTATACTCTTAAGGCAACAATAAAATAACAGGGATAGAGCACATGAAAACGATCCTGCTTGTGGATGATGATCCGGAAATCAGAGAAACCATTGCAGAACTACTTAATGATGAATATCGGGTTATCGGCAAAGCTTCAGGCGACGAAGCCCTCAGTGAGGCAAACACAAACCAAGGCATTGATATTTTTCTTCTGGATGTCAATTTGCCAGGCATCTCCGGGTATGAATTATGCCGGATGCTGAAAGAGAAACCGGCATTTGAGTACAGCGCCTTTATTTTTCTTTCCGGAATGGGGGGGGATGATGATATCGTCGAAGGTTTCGAAGTCGGCGGTGATGATTATATAGTCAAACCTGTACGGAGTCGGGAACTGATCGCCAAACTCCAATCCATCTGCACACTTAAAGAACGCACTCGCAGGGCACAAGACGATGCACAAATGGCGCAAAAAGTAGCCTTTAATGCGATGTCTGATTCCAGCCAGCTGGGTCGTGTTATTGAATTTTTGACCGAAGTTTCCGTAGCGGAAAGCACCGATGCATTAATGCACAGTTTATTCAGAACACTGGATTCTTTGGGCCTAAACTGCGAAATTCAGGTTCGCATGCCTGCCGAAACATTCACTTGTACCCCCTATGATATTTCTTCACCGCTGGTTGCCAAATTGATCGATCAAGCCTGGCAGCACGGACGGATTATAGATTTTCACCAGCGAACGCTGTACAACGCACCGCATATCTCGATCCTGGTAAAGAATATGCCGCTCGACAATCCGGATGAATACGGTCGGCTGAAGGACACACTTGCATCACTGGTGGTGGGTGCAGACACACGCCTCAAATCGTTGATGAACGAAAGCATCATCCGGCGTAGTAGCGATAAAATTGAAGCGTTAATGGGTGAAATCAAGGACAATGTCAGTCAGCAAAGCCAAAAAGCCCATCAACTGATGAATGATCTTTTTAACGATATGCGGGAAACCATGATTGTGACCGCGTTATCAGAAGAACAAGAAGATTATATCTTGAGTATGCTCGATACACACATCAAAGCGCTCGTGCAACTCGTAATGGATGGAGAGGCGGTCAATTCACAGTTACGTGAACTGTTCGAACTTATTCAACAATCCGAAAATTAACGATCAGGTTTGATTTTCCAGCAGCGCGAGCATCGCAAATTGCGGCTCGCGCATCGCGCTTAGTATCGCTCAAGCTTTCTGGATTCTTGTCGAATCATGCGCTCTAATCTGCGAATATCCGCACGGTATTCTCTGCTGCACTCTTGCCACCGGGAACGCAAGTATGCATTTTGGGAATCTGACGGATTATATTCGGGCTCTTGACCACAATGGTGAGCGCGTTTCAGCTCAATATCCCGGAGGTTCTGCTGCAATCGTCCCATTTCGTTTTGGGCATCAATTCGGGAATCCACTGAAGCCCGGTGCTGGGATTTTGCCCAGCTTATGGCACAACGCAAATCTCGTAATTCCTGACCGATCTCCTGGCTACCCTCAACCATAGACTGCGACCGGCTACTGCTGCTGCCATAATACCCTGAATACTTGGCAGACTGGGTATAGCTCGCCTGCTTATTCTGAAGACGCTGCTCTTTATACTCAAGCTGCCGCTCCCAACTCTCCAGGCGATTGGATACGTCTGCATAAAAATAATCGCCACGCTTCTCTTCAGAGGGCAGCGCGATATCCCCACAATATTTTACCAGCCCTTTGACAGAGATCGCGGTTTCACCCTGACCTCTGGTTTTTTTCTCTTCAACCTGAGTACCTTCAGTGGTTTCCTGTGGTGAGGGAGGGAACTGACTGAAGGTAACGTTGCCATCTTTATCAACAATTTTATAAAGCTTTCCGCCATGGCTCAAAGGGGAAAGCGTGAGCGCCAGAATAGCGGCGCATAGTATTGGACGATTCATTGCTTTATATCTCTGACTATTCCGTTATCTGTATCATCATGGGACCATTCCACATGAATGTTGACCAGAAAAAACTGACTCCTGGACAGATTATAGTTCAAGATAGAAAGAGACGTTATGATTGAACTGTAAACTCCTGTTAATACGATAGATCGATCAACTGACATACGGTGCCCGGCGCACCATCGTGAAAAAGCCCAATTTTTTCATCAATGCCATTCGAGAGTCGGGATGCAGCAAAATTTCCCGCTGAAAGGCGTCGATCAACTCCGCTTTAAACGCCAGACGGGGCCAGGCCTGCAGAACATGGTCCCGGCAGCGCTTATCGATTTCGTTCAATCTGGCTCCGAGTACATCACATGCTGTACCCGCATTTAGATAGTGCGCTTCCCAACCTTGCTCGGTACCACTAACTTCAGGATTGATATGCAACGTAATCGCATTATTGATGATTTCAACCTTTGCGGGATCATAAACCTTCTGTGCGAAAAAGCGCTCGGATGCGGCAACACTATCCAAGGTAAAGCATCCGGTAGCACCGCACTGGCCGTGGTATTGATCGGTAATCCCCATATCGTGCCACAGACAACTGAGATAAAACGCTTCTTCATCCAGTTCATGCTGCGCCTGCAAGCGCATCAACGTGGCCCAGAAAAATGCCCTAACACTATGATTAAAAAGCGCAGGCGTCGCAGTCGCGGACACATACGCTTGAGCCTCTTTTACAATTAGTGTGTCGGGAAAGGTAATCCGCTCAAGCTGCTCGATTGAAAGTCTCAGACTCGATTTCCCATCCCCTTTACCCGTTAACTGCTTTAGAAAAGGCAGATGATTGACCAAGCTTGCAGTCTGTTCAACCACCGCACCTCTCGCATACTGCCACTGCTCCCTGAAATTAATTCGCCCACCAGTCTGTTTGCCCCAAGCCAACGAGCCCATCGAGGGTGATTCTATCGCCATGATCTCTGCTCCTATCGATAATCCAAGTCCTCTCTCAGGCATTATGATACGCATTTAAGAGTTGCCGCTCGCCTGTCATATATGACATATTAACTAGCCATATGAGACATAATTAAGCGTCTCCCCGTTCCGAACACGCATTCAGGTTGAGGCTTTTCATGATTCGAGTTGCATTACTTGTACTCAACAATGGTCTGGTTTCCACCGTAACAGGGCCCCTCGAAATTCTCATGGGAGCCGGTACGGCCTATAACCAATTAACCGGCAAGCCTGTGAAACCAATTTTCAAAGTTAAGCTGGTCAGTATTGATGGCAAAAGCGTTCGAGGGCTGAGCGGCTTCGAATTCAACGTTCAGGATGCAATCAATAACACCCATGAATTCGACCTGATTCTGATCACTTCAGGGGGCGATAACATACCTACTTTGCTGAAAGAACATAAGCAGGCAATACCCTGGCTACGAAAACAATACGAACAAGGTGCAACACTGGCCTCAATCTGTTCAGGCAGCGCATTGCTGGCCGCCACGGGCTTACTGTGTGGCAAACAAGCCACAACACATTGGGGCTTGGTACAAACTTTCCGGCTACACTTTCCTGATGTGCGATTAACCCCGGAACACCTGATCGTCGAAGAAGACCGCCTGATCACCAGCGGCGGTGCCAGTGCCTGTAATGATTTGTCGCTGTACCTGATTGAAAAATACTACGACAAGAAAACAGCTATAGATTGCGCCAATGCATTTCTTCTGGATACGGGTCGACAATCGCAAACACAATTCTCTGCGTTATTACATCAACGCGCCCATAACGACCCTGTAATTGCGGAAACTCAGGAAATCATGGAAAGCGATTATGCGAGCATCTTGAATCTGGATACTCTGGCTGCAAAAATCTGCATGAGCCCGCGGAATTTCAAGCGACGCTTCAAAAATGCAACTGGCGAGCAACCCCTGAACTATTTACAGAAAGTCCGTATTGAAGCGGCCAAAAACCTCATCAGCGACACCCGCAAGAATATTGAAGAGGTCAGTCTGGCGGTAGGGTATACCGACGCAACGCATTTCCGAATGCTATTCAAGCGTTATGCCGGACTCTCCCCCACACAGTATCGAGCAAAATTCCGCACCTGACAGAACCATCACTGCAGGATATCACTTCACGGATAACCATTCGGAACTTGAGCGTTTAAGCACTTTACCGGCCTCATCTATACGATAACAAT contains these protein-coding regions:
- a CDS encoding response regulator transcription factor — translated: MKTILLVDDDPEIRETIAELLNDEYRVIGKASGDEALSEANTNQGIDIFLLDVNLPGISGYELCRMLKEKPAFEYSAFIFLSGMGGDDDIVEGFEVGGDDYIVKPVRSRELIAKLQSICTLKERTRRAQDDAQMAQKVAFNAMSDSSQLGRVIEFLTEVSVAESTDALMHSLFRTLDSLGLNCEIQVRMPAETFTCTPYDISSPLVAKLIDQAWQHGRIIDFHQRTLYNAPHISILVKNMPLDNPDEYGRLKDTLASLVVGADTRLKSLMNESIIRRSSDKIEALMGEIKDNVSQQSQKAHQLMNDLFNDMRETMIVTALSEEQEDYILSMLDTHIKALVQLVMDGEAVNSQLRELFELIQQSEN
- a CDS encoding DUF4124 domain-containing protein; the protein is MNRPILCAAILALTLSPLSHGGKLYKIVDKDGNVTFSQFPPSPQETTEGTQVEEKKTRGQGETAISVKGLVKYCGDIALPSEEKRGDYFYADVSNRLESWERQLEYKEQRLQNKQASYTQSAKYSGYYGSSSSRSQSMVEGSQEIGQELRDLRCAISWAKSQHRASVDSRIDAQNEMGRLQQNLRDIELKRAHHCGQEPEYNPSDSQNAYLRSRWQECSREYRADIRRLERMIRQESRKLERY
- a CDS encoding HD domain-containing protein, producing the protein MAIESPSMGSLAWGKQTGGRINFREQWQYARGAVVEQTASLVNHLPFLKQLTGKGDGKSSLRLSIEQLERITFPDTLIVKEAQAYVSATATPALFNHSVRAFFWATLMRLQAQHELDEEAFYLSCLWHDMGITDQYHGQCGATGCFTLDSVAASERFFAQKVYDPAKVEIINNAITLHINPEVSGTEQGWEAHYLNAGTACDVLGARLNEIDKRCRDHVLQAWPRLAFKAELIDAFQREILLHPDSRMALMKKLGFFTMVRRAPYVS
- a CDS encoding GlxA family transcriptional regulator, with the translated sequence MIRVALLVLNNGLVSTVTGPLEILMGAGTAYNQLTGKPVKPIFKVKLVSIDGKSVRGLSGFEFNVQDAINNTHEFDLILITSGGDNIPTLLKEHKQAIPWLRKQYEQGATLASICSGSALLAATGLLCGKQATTHWGLVQTFRLHFPDVRLTPEHLIVEEDRLITSGGASACNDLSLYLIEKYYDKKTAIDCANAFLLDTGRQSQTQFSALLHQRAHNDPVIAETQEIMESDYASILNLDTLAAKICMSPRNFKRRFKNATGEQPLNYLQKVRIEAAKNLISDTRKNIEEVSLAVGYTDATHFRMLFKRYAGLSPTQYRAKFRT